In Bacteroidales bacterium, one DNA window encodes the following:
- the alaS gene encoding alanine--tRNA ligase, translating into MNSSEVRKKFLQFFESKGHQIVSSAPMVVKDDPTLMFTNAGMNQFKDIFLGNSPAKYKRVVNTQKCLRVSGKHNDLEEVGHDTYHHTMFEMLGNWSFGDYFKKEAIAWAWELLTGVYKISPEHLYVTVFGGDEHDGILWDEEAFGYWNEIVTEDKILKGNKKDNFWEMGDTGPCGPCSEIHIDLRSDSEKSLVPGKDLVNTGHPQVIEIWNLVFIQFNRQSDGRLVSLPAQHVDTGMGFERLCMALQHKQSNYDTDVFQPVIRKIESITGFKYGIKTETDIAMRVIADHLRAVSFAIADGQLPSNNKAGYVIRRILRRAVRYGYSYLERKEPFIFELLPVLVGEMGDFFPELKSQQQIISKVIHEEEASFIRTLATGINRFKNYTREEKHGGVISGSFAFELYDTYGFPIDLTQLMAREENLEVDMKQFESELSLQKQRSRNDAVVETSDWIMLSHESETRFTGWDETKAQVNLLRYRLVKSKGKDLIHAITDITPFYPESGGQIGDKGFFEQNGVHYQVIDTRKENNLIIHILESFPAKPEPVFDAIVDVGSRTLTANNHSATHLMHEGLRKILGSHVEQKGSYVGPDYLRFDFSHFSKMTQEEIKAVEAFVNQKIRMNLPIDEHRNMPRHDAEKIGALMFFGEKYGEEVRVIRFGESVELCGGTHVSATGQIGLFRIISESAIAAGIRRIEAVTATKADEYIENKIALLDELAGLIKNTADPLKGLKNLLDQNNLLQKQLAEKDSLLAQIEKDKLLALAIPINNMNLVTQTTQLDANAIKELAYDLKENGERLVMLLGSVKDSKPNLSLIISKDLLAEGKLDASKMIRELAKEIQGGGGGQPYFATAGGKNVIGIDIAFDKIRQMLQD; encoded by the coding sequence GGAAAGCATAACGACCTCGAAGAAGTGGGGCACGATACTTACCACCACACCATGTTCGAAATGCTTGGCAATTGGTCTTTTGGCGATTATTTCAAGAAAGAAGCCATTGCATGGGCCTGGGAATTATTGACAGGGGTGTATAAAATTTCGCCTGAGCATTTGTACGTTACCGTTTTTGGCGGCGATGAACACGATGGAATCCTATGGGACGAAGAGGCTTTCGGTTATTGGAATGAAATTGTTACCGAAGATAAAATCCTTAAAGGAAACAAAAAGGATAACTTCTGGGAAATGGGCGATACCGGTCCATGTGGCCCATGTTCAGAAATTCATATTGACTTAAGAAGTGATTCTGAAAAATCTCTGGTTCCAGGAAAAGACTTAGTAAACACAGGGCATCCACAGGTTATTGAGATTTGGAACCTTGTGTTTATTCAGTTTAACCGCCAATCGGATGGCAGGCTGGTTTCACTGCCGGCTCAGCATGTGGATACAGGTATGGGTTTCGAACGATTGTGTATGGCTTTGCAACATAAACAATCAAATTACGATACCGATGTTTTTCAACCCGTAATCCGTAAAATTGAGTCAATTACCGGTTTTAAATATGGAATCAAAACCGAGACAGACATTGCCATGCGCGTTATTGCTGACCATCTCAGAGCCGTAAGCTTTGCTATTGCTGATGGTCAACTTCCGTCGAATAATAAAGCCGGTTATGTGATCCGAAGGATACTGCGCCGGGCAGTCCGGTATGGATATAGTTATCTTGAACGCAAAGAGCCGTTTATCTTCGAACTTCTTCCAGTACTTGTTGGAGAAATGGGTGATTTTTTTCCAGAACTCAAATCACAGCAGCAAATTATAAGTAAGGTAATTCATGAAGAAGAAGCTTCATTTATCAGAACCCTGGCCACCGGAATCAACCGGTTTAAGAACTACACCAGGGAAGAGAAACATGGTGGTGTAATTTCAGGATCGTTTGCTTTTGAACTTTATGATACCTATGGTTTTCCGATTGATTTGACCCAACTCATGGCCCGCGAAGAGAACCTTGAAGTTGACATGAAGCAATTCGAATCTGAGCTCAGCCTTCAGAAGCAACGTTCGCGCAATGACGCAGTTGTGGAAACCAGCGATTGGATCATGCTGAGCCACGAAAGCGAAACCAGGTTCACAGGTTGGGATGAAACCAAGGCACAGGTGAATCTTTTAAGGTATCGTTTAGTCAAATCCAAAGGAAAGGATCTTATTCATGCCATCACTGACATTACTCCTTTTTACCCCGAAAGTGGAGGGCAAATTGGCGACAAAGGTTTCTTCGAGCAGAATGGCGTCCATTATCAGGTTATTGACACCCGCAAAGAAAACAACCTGATAATTCATATTCTTGAATCTTTTCCAGCAAAGCCGGAACCTGTCTTCGATGCGATTGTTGATGTCGGAAGCAGGACGCTCACAGCCAATAATCACTCGGCTACACATTTAATGCACGAGGGCTTGCGTAAAATTCTGGGATCGCATGTTGAGCAGAAAGGTTCGTACGTGGGGCCGGATTACCTGCGTTTTGACTTTTCGCATTTCAGTAAAATGACCCAGGAAGAGATCAAAGCGGTTGAGGCGTTTGTGAACCAGAAGATCAGGATGAACCTTCCGATTGACGAACACCGCAACATGCCACGGCATGATGCTGAGAAAATCGGCGCCTTGATGTTTTTTGGTGAAAAGTATGGTGAAGAGGTCCGTGTGATCCGTTTCGGCGAATCCGTTGAACTCTGCGGAGGAACTCATGTTTCTGCTACCGGGCAAATCGGATTGTTCCGGATCATCTCGGAAAGTGCAATTGCGGCTGGCATTCGGCGGATTGAGGCTGTAACTGCCACAAAAGCTGACGAATATATTGAAAACAAGATTGCTTTGCTGGATGAACTGGCTGGCTTGATTAAAAATACTGCCGATCCACTCAAGGGACTTAAGAATTTGTTGGATCAGAACAACCTGTTGCAAAAACAGTTAGCTGAAAAGGATAGTTTGCTTGCACAAATTGAGAAAGACAAGCTTTTAGCGCTTGCCATCCCTATTAATAATATGAATCTTGTAACGCAAACCACACAGCTTGATGCAAATGCTATTAAAGAATTAGCCTATGATCTGAAGGAAAACGGGGAGCGATTGGTAATGTTATTAGGTTCGGTAAAAGATTCAAAACCAAACCTCAGCCTGATTATAAGTAAGGATTTGCTTGCTGAAGGCAAACTTGATGCAAGTAAAATGATAAGGGAGTTAGCGAAAGAAATCCAGGGTGGAGGAGGAGGGCAACCTTATTTTGCAACCGCAGGCGGGAAAAATGTCATAGGCATTGACATTGCATTCGATAAAATTCGTCAGATGCTCCAAGATTAA